One window of the Parasphingopyxis algicola genome contains the following:
- a CDS encoding bactofilin family protein encodes MPSSADNRSTFSVIGSDVTVTGDIDASVDLHVDGRVEGDIRCATLVQAGNSTIKGGISAEQARIAGRVEGSIAAKELIVEASAKVVGDVTYEKLSIATGGHVEGSFRHKSAGTLKKDEPKDASLKLVDEKPVAATAPKPSQATAG; translated from the coding sequence ATGCCGTCGAGCGCGGATAACCGCTCGACCTTCTCGGTCATCGGCTCGGACGTCACCGTCACGGGCGATATCGATGCGTCCGTCGATTTGCATGTCGATGGCCGCGTCGAAGGCGATATTCGCTGCGCCACGCTGGTCCAGGCCGGCAACAGCACGATCAAGGGCGGTATCAGCGCCGAACAGGCGCGCATCGCCGGCCGCGTGGAAGGCTCGATCGCGGCCAAGGAACTGATCGTCGAGGCCTCGGCCAAAGTGGTCGGCGATGTGACCTATGAAAAGCTGAGCATCGCCACCGGCGGCCATGTCGAAGGCAGCTTCCGGCACAAAAGCGCCGGCACGCTCAAAAAGGACGAGCCGAAGGACGCGTCGCTCAAACTGGTCGACGAGAAGCCGGTCGCCGCAACGGCGCCGAAACCGTCCCAGGCGACGGCCGGCTAA
- a CDS encoding M23 family metallopeptidase: protein MVSIAALGAVAWLAVTLVMVGLQVKGASDRIALDQREQEVTQTEARVAAYRGTVEEQVARVERRQAVLDALVRRHFGNLEDNEDEAETADGAEAAEESSAAIPEAAALQALEQHQVAFARALRAAVEQRTLQTAEAIREFGLDPRVMSRRAQGGPLIPIRTAMTLDGAIDEEIADLEIALNRLAVMELSLRAIPSAKPTAYGAMSSPFGLRRDPFTRGRAMHNGIDFRGRHGQGILATGPGRVRFAGWKGGYGRTIEIDHGAGVVTRYAHLSGINVSVGDRVDRGDRIGRMGSSGRSTATHLHYEVRINGRAVNPRPLLEADRDVLEIQSVAGRRNGDAVERG, encoded by the coding sequence GTGGTGTCGATCGCCGCGCTTGGCGCGGTCGCATGGCTGGCGGTCACGCTGGTCATGGTCGGGCTGCAAGTCAAAGGGGCGAGTGACCGAATCGCACTTGACCAGCGCGAACAGGAGGTCACCCAGACCGAAGCGCGCGTCGCCGCCTATCGCGGAACCGTCGAAGAGCAGGTCGCCCGCGTCGAGCGGCGTCAGGCCGTGCTCGATGCGCTGGTCCGCCGCCATTTCGGCAATCTCGAAGACAATGAAGACGAGGCGGAGACCGCCGACGGCGCCGAGGCTGCCGAGGAAAGCAGCGCGGCGATTCCGGAAGCTGCCGCCTTGCAGGCGCTCGAGCAGCATCAGGTCGCATTCGCCCGCGCGCTGCGCGCCGCGGTCGAGCAACGCACCCTGCAAACCGCCGAGGCGATCCGCGAGTTCGGGCTCGATCCGCGCGTCATGAGCCGCCGGGCGCAGGGCGGCCCGCTGATTCCGATCCGGACGGCGATGACGCTTGACGGCGCGATCGACGAGGAAATCGCCGATCTCGAAATCGCACTGAACCGCCTGGCGGTGATGGAACTGTCGCTCCGTGCGATACCGTCGGCCAAACCGACCGCCTATGGTGCGATGAGCAGCCCCTTCGGCCTGCGCCGCGACCCGTTCACACGGGGCCGCGCAATGCATAACGGCATCGATTTTCGCGGCCGCCATGGCCAGGGCATCCTGGCGACCGGACCCGGCCGTGTGCGCTTTGCCGGCTGGAAGGGCGGATATGGCCGGACGATCGAAATCGATCATGGTGCGGGTGTCGTCACCCGCTATGCGCATCTGTCGGGCATCAATGTGAGCGTTGGGGACCGTGTCGACCGGGGGGATCGTATCGGCAGGATGGGCAGCTCCGGCCGCTCGACTGCCACCCACCTGCACTATGAAGTGCGTATCAACGGCCGCGCTGTAAACCCGCGGCCCCTTTTGGAGGCTGATCGCGATGTTCTCGAAATCCAATCCGTCGCAGGACGAAGAAATGGCGATGCCGTCGAGCGCGGATAA
- a CDS encoding aminotransferase class IV: MNAAYSAMMGKGTHDYREDPRNAEILINVNGKIVPRAEAMVSVFDSGFMLGDGVWEGLRVHRERIAFLDQHLDRLFEGAKAIDMDVGIDRAMLERRLYETLDANGSSEGVHIRLMVTRGIRSTPYQDPRVVVSPATIVIVPEYKEPLPETVEKGIRLFTVHVRRGDPAVQDPKLNSHSKLNCITACIQATKAGADEALMLDPQGFVATCNSTHFFIVRKGEVWTSSGDYCLGGITRGTVIDLCRDADIPVFEKNFSLTDVYGADEAFVTGTFAGVVPVTEVDGRGLTEARGPMVERLQELYAARLATDVAARSRP, encoded by the coding sequence GTGAACGCCGCGTATAGCGCCATGATGGGCAAGGGAACGCACGACTATCGCGAGGATCCGCGCAACGCCGAGATTCTGATTAACGTCAATGGTAAAATCGTCCCCCGTGCCGAGGCCATGGTTTCGGTGTTCGATTCCGGCTTCATGCTGGGCGACGGTGTCTGGGAGGGGCTGCGGGTCCATCGGGAGCGGATCGCCTTTCTCGACCAGCATCTCGACCGGCTGTTCGAAGGCGCCAAGGCGATCGACATGGATGTCGGTATCGATCGGGCAATGCTCGAGCGGCGGCTCTATGAAACGCTCGATGCCAACGGTTCTTCCGAAGGCGTTCATATCCGCCTCATGGTGACGCGGGGGATTCGTTCCACGCCCTATCAGGACCCGCGCGTCGTCGTGTCGCCGGCGACCATCGTCATCGTTCCCGAATATAAGGAGCCGTTGCCCGAAACCGTCGAGAAGGGCATCCGGCTGTTCACCGTCCATGTCCGGCGCGGCGATCCGGCGGTGCAGGACCCCAAGCTCAATTCGCACTCCAAGCTCAATTGTATCACCGCCTGCATCCAGGCGACCAAGGCCGGCGCGGACGAGGCGCTGATGCTCGATCCGCAGGGCTTCGTCGCGACCTGCAATTCGACGCATTTCTTCATCGTGCGCAAGGGCGAGGTCTGGACGTCGAGCGGCGACTATTGCCTGGGCGGGATCACGCGCGGGACGGTGATCGATCTGTGCCGCGACGCCGATATTCCGGTGTTCGAGAAGAATTTCTCGCTGACCGATGTCTATGGCGCCGACGAGGCTTTCGTCACCGGCACCTTCGCCGGTGTCGTGCCGGTCACCGAGGTGGACGGGCGCGGGCTGACCGAAGCGCGCGGCCCGATGGTCGAGAGGCTGCAGGAACTGTATGCCGCCCGGCTCGCCACCGATGTCGCGGCGCGATCGCGGCCGTGA
- a CDS encoding HAD family hydrolase, with product MTIRIAMWSGPRNISTAMMRSFGSRADTFVSDEPYYGAYLADTGYPHPMADQVIAAMDCDWRSVTETLNGDPPDGSAVWYQKHMPSEMVGPVGVGDLDDHRHAFLIRDPKRMIASYAKKMEAVTFEDMGLERLHLYFRMEADRLGHAPPVVEGADILDAPGPMLEMLCGALDIPWDPAMLGWEPGSRDTDGVWAPHWYGRVEESTGFEGDDRGPVELPDSYRALYERCRPHYEALRAYKLTL from the coding sequence GTGACGATCCGGATCGCGATGTGGTCGGGCCCGCGCAATATCTCGACCGCGATGATGCGCAGCTTCGGCAGCCGGGCGGACACGTTCGTCAGCGACGAGCCCTATTATGGCGCCTACCTGGCCGATACCGGATATCCGCACCCGATGGCCGATCAGGTGATTGCGGCGATGGATTGCGACTGGCGATCGGTGACGGAAACTCTGAATGGCGACCCGCCCGACGGCAGCGCGGTCTGGTATCAGAAGCATATGCCGTCGGAGATGGTCGGGCCGGTCGGCGTCGGCGATCTGGATGACCATCGTCACGCTTTCCTGATCCGCGATCCGAAGCGGATGATCGCCAGCTATGCGAAGAAGATGGAGGCCGTGACGTTCGAGGATATGGGGCTCGAAAGGCTGCACCTCTATTTCCGGATGGAGGCGGACCGGCTCGGCCATGCGCCGCCGGTTGTCGAAGGCGCCGATATTCTGGACGCGCCCGGCCCGATGCTGGAGATGCTGTGTGGAGCGCTCGATATTCCCTGGGATCCGGCGATGCTCGGTTGGGAACCGGGTTCGCGCGATACCGATGGGGTCTGGGCGCCGCATTGGTATGGCCGGGTCGAGGAGAGCACGGGGTTTGAGGGCGATGATCGCGGGCCGGTCGAGCTGCCCGATAGCTATCGCGCGCTCTACGAACGCTGCCGGCCGCATTATGAAGCGCTGAGGGCCTACAAGCTGACACTGTAG
- a CDS encoding alpha/beta hydrolase — MNRVHFAVLFLLGIAMLAAQSGCAHFAREQLYAPPVGPVITPDWSGPEPDRISVTTEDGLDLAGFYWAPMNGNPDIILVLHGRRDNAGRMAGYIQRLAEDGRGVLVASYRGFNDNRGSPSEDGLITDAQAFYRFAREAAGAQGDVYVFGHSLGGAVAIQLAARETLSGVMTLATFSDLGEAAPYFSEIFIPDSWESIVALNSVEEPLLFIHGSDDDYVEPGHSRRLFRTTCSLAALAIIDGVRHRPNFRLIAPLITGWVDALENGQVEEISIEGAASWESKPACDAA, encoded by the coding sequence ATGAACCGTGTCCACTTCGCCGTGCTGTTCCTGCTGGGAATCGCAATGCTCGCCGCGCAATCGGGGTGCGCGCATTTCGCACGCGAACAGCTTTACGCACCGCCGGTCGGTCCGGTCATAACGCCCGATTGGAGCGGCCCGGAACCGGACCGCATTTCGGTCACTACCGAAGACGGGCTTGATCTTGCCGGCTTCTATTGGGCACCGATGAACGGCAATCCCGACATCATCCTCGTCCTCCATGGCCGCCGCGACAATGCGGGTCGGATGGCCGGCTATATTCAACGGCTCGCCGAGGACGGGCGCGGCGTTCTCGTCGCCTCGTATCGCGGTTTCAACGACAATCGGGGTTCGCCGAGCGAAGACGGACTTATAACCGACGCCCAGGCCTTTTACCGGTTCGCCCGCGAAGCGGCCGGGGCGCAGGGCGATGTCTATGTGTTCGGCCATTCGCTCGGCGGCGCCGTGGCGATCCAGTTGGCCGCGCGCGAAACGCTCTCCGGCGTGATGACCCTCGCGACCTTTAGCGATCTCGGCGAGGCGGCGCCCTATTTCAGCGAGATTTTCATCCCGGACAGCTGGGAGAGCATCGTCGCGTTGAACAGTGTCGAAGAGCCGCTGCTCTTCATCCATGGCTCGGACGATGATTATGTCGAACCCGGCCATTCGCGCCGCCTTTTCCGCACAACCTGTTCGCTGGCGGCCCTGGCGATCATCGACGGGGTGCGACACCGCCCCAATTTCCGGCTGATCGCGCCGTTGATCACCGGCTGGGTGGACGCCCTCGAAAATGGTCAGGTCGAAGAAATCTCGATCGAGGGTGCGGCAAGCTGGGAAAGCAAACCCGCCTGCGATGCGGCTTGA
- a CDS encoding serine hydrolase domain-containing protein produces the protein MNRLALPITLVIVALGTLAMAPFLTGPFPSRAAAEGLSITLDPPQPQAAAPAGAVIDLDARSGLIDYNEIDRRIGALMEEDTMVGLAVAIMENGEITSARGYGETLHGTGEPVTADTVFRWASLSKSVAATMVALLAQDGAVDLDAPVSRFAPSLRLPASGHMRISVTDLLSHRLGIERNALDNRLEAGEDPLILRTALASHRIACPPGTCHRYQNIGFDAASEIVEGVTRQSYEAAVQRRLLQPLDMRTASLSRRALFESRSWARSHRGAGEEVEVVEPYYRIPAAGGMNGSIRDLARWMQVQVNGAPDIVPPSILATVHRPVVRTEREDRRNRRYAERVSNTHYALGWRVYDYAGHTVIAHRGAIRGYRAMIMIDPALRSGVAVLWNSGNGRPFGIPMDIFDQIYGLPDTNWIDPEAANAQPADAPADSRRSEPAR, from the coding sequence ATGAACCGGCTTGCCCTCCCCATCACCCTTGTCATTGTCGCGCTCGGCACGCTTGCCATGGCGCCGTTCCTGACCGGGCCGTTTCCGTCGCGGGCGGCGGCCGAAGGGCTTTCCATCACGCTCGATCCGCCGCAGCCACAGGCGGCCGCACCGGCCGGCGCGGTCATCGATCTCGACGCCCGGTCCGGACTGATCGACTATAACGAGATAGACCGCCGCATCGGCGCGCTGATGGAAGAAGATACCATGGTCGGGCTGGCCGTGGCGATCATGGAAAATGGCGAGATCACATCCGCCCGCGGTTACGGCGAAACACTGCATGGGACCGGCGAGCCCGTGACGGCCGACACGGTGTTTCGCTGGGCGTCGCTATCCAAGAGCGTCGCGGCGACGATGGTCGCGTTGTTGGCGCAGGATGGCGCGGTCGATCTCGACGCCCCGGTGTCGCGCTTTGCCCCGTCGCTCCGGCTACCGGCGTCGGGCCATATGCGCATCTCGGTGACCGACCTCCTCTCGCACCGGCTCGGCATCGAGCGCAACGCGCTCGACAACCGGCTCGAAGCGGGCGAGGATCCGTTGATCCTGCGGACCGCGCTCGCCAGCCATCGCATCGCCTGTCCGCCCGGCACCTGCCACCGCTACCAGAATATCGGTTTCGACGCGGCGAGCGAGATCGTCGAGGGTGTCACTCGGCAAAGCTATGAGGCCGCCGTCCAGCGCCGTCTGCTCCAGCCGCTGGACATGCGCACCGCCAGCCTGTCCCGGCGCGCGCTGTTCGAGAGCCGGAGCTGGGCGCGCAGCCATCGCGGCGCCGGCGAGGAAGTGGAGGTTGTCGAGCCCTATTACCGGATTCCGGCGGCCGGCGGCATGAACGGTTCGATCCGCGATCTCGCCCGCTGGATGCAGGTGCAGGTCAACGGCGCGCCCGATATCGTTCCGCCCTCGATACTGGCGACGGTCCATCGCCCGGTCGTCCGCACGGAGCGCGAGGACCGGCGCAACCGGCGCTATGCGGAACGGGTTTCGAACACGCATTATGCGCTGGGCTGGCGCGTCTACGACTATGCCGGGCACACCGTCATCGCCCATCGCGGCGCCATCCGCGGCTATCGTGCGATGATCATGATCGATCCCGCCTTGCGCAGCGGCGTCGCGGTGCTCTGGAATTCGGGCAATGGCCGTCCGTTCGGCATCCCGATGGATATATTCGACCAGATATATGGATTGCCCGACACAAACTGGATCGATCCCGAAGCGGCAAATGCGCAACCGGCGGACGCGCCGGCAGACAGTCGCCGTTCAGAACCGGCGCGGTAA
- a CDS encoding YciI family protein: MPKYVFAYHGGKAPESPEEGAEVMARWQAWFGNLGDAVVDGGNPVGPSKTVSTGGVADDGGANPLSGYSIVQADSIDAAVEMAKGCPIMDHGTVEVAEAMEM, encoded by the coding sequence ATGCCGAAATATGTATTCGCCTATCATGGCGGCAAAGCACCGGAGAGCCCCGAAGAAGGCGCGGAAGTCATGGCCAGATGGCAGGCCTGGTTCGGCAACCTCGGCGATGCGGTGGTCGATGGCGGCAACCCGGTCGGGCCGTCGAAAACCGTTTCCACGGGCGGCGTTGCCGATGACGGCGGCGCCAATCCGCTTTCCGGCTACTCGATCGTCCAGGCCGACAGCATCGATGCGGCCGTCGAAATGGCGAAAGGCTGTCCGATCATGGATCACGGCACGGTCGAAGTCGCCGAAGCGATGGAAATGTAG
- a CDS encoding SRPBCC family protein, whose translation MSELRIERTFPAAPETVFDHLTNTEYLLQWWGPEGISVSEHTLDFSRPGPWNSTMTNAEGAHYKVSGEVVTHDAPHAVEFTWAWHDENDERGHESRVRFEVAPDGNGGTKFTMIHSGLADEESATSHDSGWTSSFGKLERLLG comes from the coding sequence ATGAGCGAACTCAGGATAGAACGGACCTTCCCCGCCGCGCCCGAGACGGTCTTCGACCATCTCACCAACACCGAATATCTGCTGCAATGGTGGGGCCCGGAGGGCATTTCAGTGTCGGAGCACACTCTCGATTTTTCCCGGCCCGGCCCGTGGAACTCGACGATGACGAACGCCGAGGGCGCCCATTACAAGGTGTCCGGCGAAGTCGTGACGCACGATGCGCCGCACGCGGTCGAATTCACCTGGGCCTGGCATGACGAGAATGACGAGCGCGGCCATGAAAGCCGCGTACGCTTCGAAGTCGCGCCCGACGGCAATGGCGGCACGAAATTCACGATGATCCATTCCGGCCTTGCCGACGAGGAGAGTGCGACGAGCCACGACAGCGGCTGGACGTCGTCCTTCGGCAAGCTGGAGCGGCTGCTCGGCTGA
- a CDS encoding ArsR/SmtB family transcription factor: MSDLTTTFAALGEPTRFAIVERLLREGELNAGALQQGASISAPAISRHLKVLRKAGIVVQRIDRQQRIYAVRPEAVQAISAWTMSHKEFWQASFDRLAAMLEAESKK, from the coding sequence TTGTCCGATCTCACCACCACTTTTGCCGCGCTCGGCGAACCGACACGGTTCGCGATCGTCGAACGGCTGCTGCGCGAGGGCGAGCTTAACGCCGGCGCGCTGCAGCAGGGCGCATCGATCTCGGCGCCCGCCATTTCGCGCCACCTCAAGGTGCTGCGCAAGGCCGGCATCGTCGTCCAGCGCATCGACAGACAGCAGCGCATCTACGCGGTGCGCCCCGAAGCCGTGCAGGCGATCAGCGCCTGGACAATGAGTCACAAGGAATTCTGGCAGGCGAGCTTCGACCGCCTCGCCGCCATGCTCGAAGCAGAATCCAAAAAATAA
- a CDS encoding uracil-DNA glycosylase family protein, translated as MTLDTLLPSIRDCRLCAGTIPEPIRPVLQAHRSARILIAGQAPGRKVQASGVPFDDASGERLRDWMGVDRETFYDPARIAILPMAFCYPGKGKSGDLPPPPVCAETWRETLLAKLPNLRLTLVIGQYAMGWHLDTPRRTLTETVRNWRDFDAATLPLPHPSPRNNIWLAKNPWFGEDLLPHLRSRVACALEA; from the coding sequence ATGACGCTCGATACCCTGCTTCCCTCGATCCGCGACTGCCGCCTGTGCGCGGGCACGATCCCCGAGCCGATCCGGCCCGTGCTGCAAGCGCATCGCTCGGCGCGCATATTGATCGCCGGCCAGGCGCCGGGACGGAAGGTGCAGGCCAGCGGCGTGCCGTTCGACGATGCGAGCGGCGAGCGGCTGCGCGACTGGATGGGCGTCGATCGCGAAACCTTCTACGACCCCGCACGGATCGCCATCCTGCCGATGGCCTTTTGCTATCCCGGCAAGGGCAAGTCGGGAGACCTCCCGCCGCCGCCCGTTTGCGCCGAAACCTGGCGCGAGACGCTTCTCGCGAAGCTGCCGAACCTCCGTCTCACGCTCGTCATCGGCCAATATGCGATGGGCTGGCACCTGGATACGCCGCGCCGCACGCTGACCGAAACCGTTCGGAACTGGCGCGATTTCGATGCAGCGACCCTGCCGCTGCCCCATCCCAGCCCGCGCAACAATATCTGGCTCGCGAAAAACCCCTGGTTCGGCGAGGACCTGCTTCCCCATCTGCGTAGTCGGGTCGCCTGCGCACTGGAGGCATAG
- a CDS encoding TonB-dependent receptor produces the protein MTRISCFAVAALLAGTCSTNALAQGNAAADTMVANAPIVVTAQKREEAITDVPLTVTAYSGETLENIGIDEFDELSAFVPGLNIQEQSANNPGFVIRGITSDSGSAQIAPRVTIYYNGIDVSRSRGSYFDLFDIERIEVVKGPQATLFGTAATIGALSVVTARPTPDESAAFSASYGNYDAIELNGMINGGTDDIAARLAFVYKERDGYIRNIAGEPGTASEAIVGIDQDDLNGIEQFGIRGSLRIFPTDDSTIDLILTYEQQRNSGTAFKSGSIPPTGGDTSPFSFAELGGSPFSETVLGIRDLGLEREVFDASLTFNAPITDTLSLTSITGYRRFDSLETFDADGSALFYLEFAEDAEGEQMSHETRITYEGDMFRGFAGFNIFHEEGTQRVPFSTDEGTYIACAPFGAFAPIQANLSAALGDADPCVAADGTLNAALATAILTGGGATVLPYQSVFQNGGKNSSYSAFADATLDLGRFELTAGLRYVYEERRSSYSATQPGSAIFAGLGAPGVSLLGAADTGGATFSAEDDFHAWLPRFNALYRITDDINVYATISKGRRAPVIDLSALATATGTVPDVTLVASERVWNYEGGIKADIDGFFGSIGVFYQDYSNFQTSFFEEGTGQIVPVNAGEASNFGVEIEAAYQVVPELRLFANYAYIDAEIDAPASGGATQFVGSRFRLQPEHSASGGAQFAIGIAEGAEFFLTPTVTYQSRVFFEVPNTQLTSEDGYVLVNLRGGVSFGDGRYEIVGFARNLFDGDYLIDAGNTGGAFGTPTFIAGEPALYGIEIGMRF, from the coding sequence ATGACCCGAATCTCCTGTTTCGCCGTTGCCGCCCTGCTTGCCGGGACGTGCAGCACGAACGCGCTGGCGCAAGGCAATGCCGCCGCCGACACGATGGTCGCCAATGCACCGATCGTCGTCACCGCGCAGAAACGCGAGGAAGCGATCACCGACGTGCCGCTGACCGTCACCGCCTATTCGGGCGAGACTCTCGAGAATATCGGCATCGACGAGTTCGACGAACTCTCCGCCTTCGTGCCCGGCCTCAACATCCAAGAGCAGAGCGCCAACAATCCGGGCTTCGTCATCCGCGGCATCACCTCGGACTCGGGCAGCGCGCAGATCGCGCCGCGCGTGACCATCTACTATAACGGCATCGACGTCTCGCGGTCGCGCGGCTCCTATTTCGACCTGTTCGATATCGAGCGGATCGAAGTGGTGAAGGGTCCCCAGGCGACCTTGTTCGGAACCGCCGCGACGATCGGCGCGCTCTCGGTCGTGACCGCCCGCCCCACGCCCGACGAGAGTGCGGCCTTCTCGGCCTCCTATGGCAATTACGACGCGATCGAACTCAACGGGATGATCAATGGCGGGACGGACGATATCGCCGCCCGCCTCGCCTTCGTCTACAAGGAGCGCGACGGCTATATCCGCAACATCGCGGGCGAACCGGGGACGGCCAGCGAGGCCATCGTCGGCATCGACCAGGACGATCTCAACGGCATCGAACAGTTCGGCATCCGCGGATCGCTCCGGATCTTCCCGACCGACGACAGCACGATTGACCTCATTCTCACCTATGAGCAGCAGCGCAACAGCGGCACCGCGTTCAAGTCGGGATCGATCCCGCCGACCGGCGGCGATACCAGCCCGTTCAGCTTTGCCGAGCTCGGCGGCTCGCCGTTCAGCGAAACGGTACTCGGCATCCGCGATCTCGGGCTGGAACGCGAGGTGTTCGATGCCAGCCTGACCTTCAATGCGCCGATCACCGACACTCTCTCGCTGACCTCGATCACCGGATATCGCCGCTTCGACAGTCTCGAGACCTTCGACGCCGACGGTTCGGCGCTCTTCTATCTGGAATTCGCCGAGGATGCCGAAGGCGAGCAGATGAGCCACGAAACCCGCATCACCTATGAAGGCGACATGTTCCGCGGTTTCGCCGGCTTCAACATCTTCCATGAGGAAGGCACGCAGCGCGTCCCCTTCTCGACTGACGAAGGCACCTATATCGCCTGCGCGCCGTTCGGTGCCTTCGCCCCGATCCAGGCAAATCTCTCGGCGGCACTCGGCGACGCGGACCCGTGCGTCGCGGCCGACGGGACGTTGAACGCCGCGCTCGCCACTGCGATCCTCACCGGCGGCGGTGCCACGGTCCTCCCCTATCAGAGCGTGTTCCAGAATGGCGGCAAGAACAGCAGCTATTCGGCCTTTGCCGACGCGACGCTCGATCTCGGCCGGTTCGAGCTGACCGCCGGCCTGCGGTACGTCTACGAGGAACGCCGGTCGAGCTACAGCGCCACCCAGCCGGGCAGCGCGATCTTCGCCGGTCTGGGCGCGCCGGGCGTCTCCCTGCTCGGCGCGGCCGACACCGGCGGCGCGACGTTCAGCGCCGAGGACGATTTCCACGCCTGGCTGCCGCGTTTCAACGCGCTCTACCGGATCACGGACGATATCAATGTCTACGCCACGATATCCAAGGGCCGCCGCGCGCCGGTCATCGATCTCAGCGCCCTGGCGACGGCCACTGGCACGGTGCCGGACGTCACCCTGGTCGCGAGCGAGCGCGTCTGGAACTATGAAGGTGGGATCAAGGCCGATATCGACGGCTTTTTCGGGTCGATCGGCGTCTTCTACCAGGATTATTCGAACTTCCAGACGAGTTTCTTCGAGGAAGGCACGGGCCAGATCGTCCCGGTCAACGCCGGCGAAGCGAGCAATTTCGGCGTCGAGATCGAAGCGGCCTATCAGGTGGTCCCCGAACTCCGGCTGTTCGCCAACTATGCCTATATCGACGCCGAGATCGATGCCCCGGCCTCGGGCGGCGCGACGCAGTTTGTCGGCAGCCGGTTCCGCCTCCAGCCCGAGCATTCGGCATCGGGCGGTGCGCAGTTCGCCATCGGCATCGCCGAGGGTGCGGAATTCTTCCTGACCCCGACCGTCACCTATCAGAGCCGGGTCTTTTTCGAGGTACCCAATACGCAGCTGACCAGCGAGGACGGCTATGTGCTCGTCAATCTGCGCGGCGGCGTCAGCTTCGGCGACGGCCGCTACGAGATTGTCGGTTTTGCCCGTAACCTGTTCGACGGGGACTATCTGATCGACGCGGGCAATACCGGCGGCGCCTTCGGCACGCCGACCTTTATCGCCGGCGAACCCGCGCTGTACGGTATCGAGATCGGCATGCGTTTCTAG
- a CDS encoding amidohydrolase family protein, translating into MKALSSFLVSLSVVTSTSAPAIEPPPTLQFDNGQWLGGEGFETGTVYSTAGRLTSVRPPRIDDRIDLGGGYVIPPLCEAHNHNLGGDEDEREIIDRYLEAGIYYVGILSNFPRYTGMALRNFNRPDSVDVQFANGGITAPGAHPIPLRERLLGFGAYPDFTRESLADHAYFAVGTAEDLDRIWPIALSYRPDFIKIFIMQSEAHDAPPEDTEYEGARGLHPELAGALVERAHDHGLRIFAHVETAADFALAVDLGVDVVAHLPGRRSPEMIAPEAAHRAAERGVAVHTTAVLADRLRERDPEGYAAVRNAQIANLRLLREAGVMLAIGSDLYGSDSRAEVEYLRELNIFSPLELLEMWTANCARTVFPNRRIGALSEGHETSVLVLDGNPLENWSAIGEINLRVKDGHILELQESRSMGE; encoded by the coding sequence GTGAAGGCCCTTTCCAGCTTTCTTGTTTCGCTGAGTGTCGTCACCAGCACATCGGCGCCGGCTATCGAACCGCCGCCAACCCTCCAGTTCGACAATGGCCAATGGCTTGGCGGCGAAGGGTTCGAAACGGGCACGGTCTATTCCACCGCCGGAAGGCTGACATCGGTTCGGCCGCCACGCATTGACGACCGGATCGATCTTGGCGGCGGCTATGTGATCCCGCCGCTATGCGAGGCGCACAACCATAATCTCGGCGGCGACGAAGACGAACGGGAAATCATCGACCGCTATCTCGAAGCCGGCATTTATTATGTCGGGATCCTCAGCAACTTTCCGAGATACACGGGAATGGCGCTGCGGAATTTCAACCGGCCCGACAGCGTCGACGTGCAATTCGCCAATGGCGGCATCACCGCTCCCGGTGCCCATCCGATTCCGCTTCGCGAGCGATTGCTGGGCTTTGGCGCCTATCCGGACTTCACGCGCGAGAGCCTCGCGGATCACGCCTATTTCGCCGTCGGCACGGCGGAGGACCTCGACCGCATCTGGCCGATCGCGCTCAGCTACCGCCCAGATTTCATCAAGATTTTCATCATGCAATCGGAAGCGCATGACGCGCCGCCCGAGGATACCGAATATGAAGGCGCGCGCGGTCTGCATCCGGAGCTGGCAGGGGCACTGGTCGAGCGCGCCCATGACCATGGCCTGAGAATATTCGCGCATGTCGAAACGGCCGCCGATTTCGCGCTCGCGGTCGATCTCGGCGTAGATGTCGTCGCCCATCTTCCGGGGCGGCGGTCGCCGGAAATGATTGCGCCCGAAGCCGCCCATCGAGCAGCCGAACGCGGCGTGGCGGTGCACACAACGGCGGTGCTGGCTGATCGCCTCCGCGAGCGAGACCCGGAAGGCTATGCAGCGGTCCGCAACGCCCAGATTGCAAATCTTCGTCTCTTGCGAGAGGCGGGGGTCATGCTTGCCATCGGCAGCGATCTCTATGGCTCCGACAGCCGCGCGGAGGTCGAGTATCTACGCGAACTGAACATATTCTCGCCGCTAGAGCTGCTCGAGATGTGGACGGCGAATTGCGCGAGGACGGTTTTCCCCAATCGCCGGATTGGCGCGTTGAGCGAGGGTCATGAAACCAGCGTCCTCGTGCTCGACGGCAACCCGCTCGAAAATTGGTCGGCGATCGGCGAGATCAATCTGCGCGTTAAGGACGGCCACATACTTGAACTGCAAGAGAGCCGGAGTATGGGCGAATAG